A single Stutzerimonas stutzeri DNA region contains:
- a CDS encoding branched-chain amino acid ABC transporter permease, translating to MTLVFGVPLSVLLGQLLLGLINGSFYALLSLGLAIIFGLLRIINFAHGAQYMLGAFAAFLGLNYLGINYWAALLLSPLLVGLLGVMIERGLLRRIAGEDHLYGLLLTFGLALIVEGSFVKLFGVSGSSYPMPEMLKGGHNLGFMFLPTYRGWVIVAALTVCFATWYMIERTRLGSYLRAGTENPRLMQAFGINVPLLITLTYGYGVALAAFAGVLAAPIYAVTPGMGSNLLIVVFAVVVIGGMGSIMGAIITGLAMGLIEGLTKVFYPEAANTVIFVIMVLVLLVRPAGLFGKEA from the coding sequence ATGACTCTTGTTTTCGGCGTCCCCCTGAGCGTTCTCCTAGGGCAACTGTTGCTCGGTCTGATCAACGGGTCGTTCTACGCGCTGCTGAGCCTTGGTCTGGCGATCATCTTCGGTCTGCTGAGGATCATCAATTTCGCCCATGGGGCCCAGTACATGCTCGGCGCCTTCGCCGCGTTCCTCGGCCTGAACTACCTGGGCATCAATTACTGGGCTGCGCTGCTGCTGTCGCCGCTGCTGGTCGGGCTACTGGGCGTGATGATCGAGCGCGGCCTGCTGCGGCGCATTGCCGGTGAGGACCACCTGTACGGTCTGCTGCTGACCTTTGGCCTGGCGCTGATCGTGGAGGGCAGTTTCGTCAAGCTGTTCGGCGTCTCGGGGTCGTCCTATCCGATGCCGGAAATGCTCAAGGGCGGGCACAACCTGGGTTTCATGTTCCTGCCCACGTACCGTGGCTGGGTCATCGTCGCGGCGCTGACGGTGTGTTTCGCCACCTGGTACATGATCGAGCGGACCCGCCTGGGCTCCTATCTGCGCGCCGGCACCGAAAACCCCAGGCTCATGCAGGCATTCGGCATCAACGTGCCGCTGCTGATCACCTTGACCTATGGGTACGGCGTCGCACTGGCCGCCTTTGCCGGCGTGCTGGCAGCGCCGATCTACGCGGTGACGCCCGGCATGGGGTCGAACCTGCTGATCGTGGTGTTCGCGGTGGTGGTGATCGGCGGCATGGGTTCGATCATGGGCGCGATCATCACCGGTCTGGCCATGGGGCTGATCGAGGGTCTGACCAAGGTGTTCTATCCGGAGGCGGCAAACACGGTGATCTTCGTGATCATGGTACTGGTCCTGCTCGTTCGTCCCGCAGGTCTGTTCGGTAAGGAGGCGTGA